In Agrobacterium sp. RAC06, a single window of DNA contains:
- a CDS encoding ATP-binding protein, which translates to MLNDDLRKSGAAGDQDRRDGMRPGNRMLGRVVACNGARATIAAVAEDGGTDLTELWSVGRLISITVGKNRVVALAYSMQTEGKDWGEGADNQFLIEVELLGEVYVHEDGQELFSTGISRYPYLGAIAHRIRAADLLRIYDTRLGDTAVIGKLTQDETIDATIHVPSMLSKHFAVVGSTGVGKSTAVSLLLRKAIESDPKLRILILDPHNEFAAAFPELAVVIDTDTLDLPFWLMRLDEFAEVLFRGRPPVAEELDILRDLMPEAKRAFRGNESALMRRMADKSSMTADTPVPYRIADLLALIDERIGRLEGRGEKPFLRSLKMRIMSAVNDPRYHFMFSNNTISDTIMETIAHIFRIPGDDRPISTFQLAGIPSEVVNSVASVLCRMAFELALWSNGAIHMLVVCEEAHRYVPADPTLGFFPTRQAIARIAKEGRKYGVSLGVITQRPGELDQTILSQCSTLFAMRLANDRDQEIIRSAIPDSSISTTSFISSIGNGEAIAFGEAIAVPMRMRFTRVAESALPKANGVNAKQTEETPDTVDLRTIVGRMRAIAGPDISAFQQSFETSFGGMPSAPEGLYDDEEFDDDGAFETLRPSPAPQPPARPTAASFPMTSPSPVTRQPFETPIQRQALPASETPTIEPYRPDMLPRPGIDDAPRQRMEAPAPAHTTAGDPPSATFGSQPLRREGGSSLRESILKKPLSSLYKRD; encoded by the coding sequence TTGTTGAATGATGATCTTCGCAAGTCCGGCGCAGCCGGAGATCAAGACCGCCGCGATGGCATGCGGCCTGGCAACCGGATGCTCGGACGCGTCGTCGCCTGCAACGGCGCGCGTGCAACGATTGCAGCCGTCGCCGAAGACGGCGGCACGGATCTCACGGAGCTCTGGTCCGTCGGTCGTCTGATCTCGATCACCGTTGGCAAGAACCGCGTCGTAGCACTCGCCTATTCCATGCAGACGGAGGGCAAGGACTGGGGCGAAGGGGCCGACAACCAGTTTCTCATCGAGGTCGAACTGCTCGGCGAAGTCTACGTTCACGAAGACGGCCAGGAACTCTTCTCGACCGGCATCTCGCGCTATCCCTATCTCGGAGCCATCGCCCACCGCATTCGTGCGGCCGATCTTCTGCGCATCTACGACACCCGCCTCGGCGACACAGCAGTCATCGGCAAGCTCACCCAGGACGAAACGATCGACGCAACGATCCATGTCCCGTCCATGCTGTCGAAGCACTTCGCCGTGGTCGGCTCGACCGGCGTTGGCAAATCGACCGCCGTTTCGCTGCTCTTGCGCAAGGCGATCGAAAGCGATCCGAAGCTGCGCATCCTCATTCTCGATCCGCATAACGAATTTGCCGCCGCCTTCCCCGAGCTTGCCGTCGTCATCGACACCGACACGCTAGACCTGCCCTTCTGGCTCATGCGCCTCGACGAATTTGCCGAAGTCCTGTTCCGCGGCCGCCCGCCAGTTGCCGAAGAACTCGACATCCTGCGCGACCTGATGCCCGAAGCCAAACGCGCCTTCCGTGGCAACGAGAGCGCCCTGATGCGGCGCATGGCCGACAAGAGCTCGATGACCGCCGACACACCGGTGCCCTACCGCATCGCCGACCTGCTCGCGCTCATCGACGAGCGCATCGGACGTCTGGAAGGTCGCGGCGAAAAGCCATTCCTGCGCTCGCTGAAAATGCGCATCATGTCGGCGGTCAACGACCCGCGCTATCACTTCATGTTCTCCAACAATACGATCAGCGACACGATCATGGAGACGATCGCGCATATCTTCCGCATCCCGGGTGACGACCGCCCGATCTCGACCTTCCAGCTTGCCGGCATACCGTCGGAAGTCGTCAACTCGGTTGCTTCGGTTCTCTGCCGCATGGCCTTCGAACTGGCGCTCTGGTCGAACGGCGCGATCCACATGCTCGTCGTCTGCGAAGAGGCCCACCGCTACGTGCCTGCCGACCCCACTCTCGGCTTCTTCCCGACGCGCCAGGCCATCGCCCGCATCGCCAAGGAAGGCCGGAAATACGGCGTCTCGCTGGGTGTAATCACCCAGCGCCCGGGCGAACTCGACCAGACGATCCTGTCGCAGTGCTCGACGCTGTTTGCCATGCGCCTTGCCAACGACCGCGACCAGGAGATCATCCGCTCGGCCATCCCCGACAGTTCGATCTCGACCACCAGCTTCATTTCCTCGATCGGCAACGGCGAAGCCATCGCCTTCGGTGAGGCGATCGCCGTTCCCATGCGCATGCGCTTCACCCGTGTGGCGGAGTCGGCGCTGCCGAAAGCCAACGGCGTCAACGCCAAACAGACCGAAGAAACGCCTGACACCGTCGATCTGCGCACCATTGTCGGTCGTATGCGTGCCATCGCCGGGCCGGACATCTCAGCCTTCCAGCAGAGCTTCGAGACCAGTTTCGGCGGCATGCCGTCTGCGCCGGAAGGCCTCTATGACGATGAAGAGTTCGACGACGACGGAGCCTTCGAAACGCTGCGCCCTTCGCCTGCCCCACAGCCACCGGCGCGACCGACCGCAGCCTCTTTCCCGATGACATCACCGTCACCCGTGACGCGTCAGCCTTTCGAGACGCCGATCCAGCGACAGGCATTGCCAGCCTCGGAGACGCCGACGATCGAGCCCTACCGTCCGGACATGCTGCCCCGTCCCGGTATCGACGACGCGCCTCGCCAACGCATGGAAGCCCCGGCTCCGGCTCACACCACGGCTGGCGATCCCCCCTCGGCAACGTTCGGCTCCCAGCCCTTGCGCCGCGAAGGTGGTTCCTCCCTGCGCGAGAGCATTCTCAAAAAGCCGCTATCGAGCCTCTACAAGCGCGACTAA